The DNA sequence CAGGATGTGCATGAATTCGCACTAGGTGGCTTTGTTTGATTATTAGAATCTTTTTCCTCTTCACTTTTATCAATAGACTTATCTAGTATATTTAAGCTTGCAAGTTTCTCGCCCATGGTTGGCTCCTTCAAATCATCTTTGATTTGGCTTCCATCTACTTCTGTCCCATGACCTAAAAATCAAAgatcattaaattaaaagagaCTCAACCAAAGAATCTTCCTATCTATAGTGAAATGCTATAGGGAAAGAGAAGAAATTGCAGTATACAACATTCAAGTGAAAAAACAATTACGATGTGTTGGTTAGAGGCGAACAGGCTTTGACATTGGAATTGGAGGGGGCAATTCCAATTATGCTGTTCGTTTAAGAACTTAAAAAGGTGTAATCaattttagaatttgaattCTAATGAAATTCAGATACGTAAAAAGACATTGAATTTCACTTAATTTAGCTAagaatttcaattcttaatcaCGCGATTCAACCCCATCACCGTTGTTGCTCAAACCCCCAAGCTATCCTTCAATTCTTATTCACACATTCATTAAGATTGtgtattatatttgataataagTTTTAGATGCTTAAAAGCATttaagagaaaattaaataaataaaactaatctATGAAGAATTACAATTATatgatttttccaaacatagacATAGACAACGAACTGTAATTTAATTCCAATTCTCGAAACACAACCTTAAAGAAGTAAGGTCTTCTCATTTAGTTACCATTTTGGATTAAACTTGTTGAAAAGCCAAAGTTTTGAATCACATAATGAACACACACACAAGCATCAAGTCCACTAGAGTTCTTACTTGTTAGTTCAATAGAAGATTCTAGACAACTAGAAAAGTAATTTCCGTCATAATTCCAAATCAAGAATCATTTGCGTTTAGTAAATGATCATAATGAAAACAATTAAAGAATACTTGACTCCTTACCATTATCTTCCAAGTTTTCTGTAGTCAAGGCACCCATATCAGATGCAGCCCGCTTCTTCCTCGATTTCTTAATCTTCAATGGTGTTGCTTCTACACCCACATCACGGAGACCTGTGAATGAAGTTACTCACTTACTTACATTTCCAGCATTTAAGATATCCAATAAGAGATAAGAAGCTACAAACAGAAACATTTTGCATATtctaagttaaataattttgtttggttctccataaagatttgtttttttaacagAAAATGCATGTACATAAACATCTGAATTGGGCTACAATCTTAAGCAAGATACcacaaattgaaatataaaggCAGCACTGCTAGCAAACTGCATATATAACAAAAACTTGCTGATACTCTATAAACAAGACAGAAAAAAAGGAATTGCATACCTTTTCCTTCAAGAACACCATTTTCCTGGGTATCAACTTTTACGTGGGCAACAAGCCGATTTTCTGCATCTAAAGAATCAATAACCACTTTGCAATTTTTCTTAGAATCTGCACTATTCTGAAAGCCCATCTTAGCTTTGCTATCCTTAGCCATATAGAACCTTAGTTGGACTATCTCTTCCCCAGTATTTGAGAGTTGAAGAAACTTGTATCAATGTTAAATCGCGGTGATCTCGAACTCGCGATTCTGTCAAGTCGATTAAAATCTACAGAATCTTCCGATTTAGCTTGTTCTTCCTTGCTTAAATCTTCTTTATGGAGATGAAAATGAGGGTGAAGAAgggtgaaaaataaataataggttTGAGTATATTTGTTGCAGATGACTAAATACTGTATTAGggtttatgtatattttaattaatgataggTATTAAACATtgattttatttggtttgatttattaaagaaaaatgaaaatgtaatataattcaaataatttatgcttattattaaattttgaataaaaaaaaattaaaataaaatacgatcttaatattaatattgtatttagcAACTATTcttatattcttataattatttatatatgaattcattttattttaaatttaaaaatgtaagaattgtaaaaattaaccaaaaaaaaaaatcaaaatatatatgtattttttattgatttttttttatttatttaaaagatttaatatatgtatttttttatttatttttattatctttattatttattttaatatataattatttcaaaatatatttatatattaaaattataatatatttttattatttatattcttaactttttaatttaaaataaaaaatatattaccttcaatatttaacaaaatgatgtatatttccaaataaaaataattgaataaataaaatcataaaaatattatttaattgtctAACTAATTTTTCTTGTaaagaaaaacttattaaaactatgtttagaaaaatgttagtaagtaattatatatttgttttttaaaaaaaatatttgtattgttgcaaaataaatgaaatttagtttataatcaatatataaatatttgattttatttggtttgatttattaaagaaaaatgaaaatgtgatataattcaaataatttatgcttattaatttttgaataatttttttaaaaaaatgaaatactatcttaatattaatgttttatttagcAACTATTATAtctcttaattattatatatgaagtcattttattttaaatttaaaaatataaaaattgtaaaaaaattaaaattaagcaaaaaaaaagtcaaattacatgtaatttttatttatttatttaaaagatttgatatatgtatttttttaaaattttttttaatatacaattattacaaaatatatatatatatatatatataaaaaaatttatattattgtaaaattattacAATCTTTAAAATGTAAGAGAATATAATAGATGATTAGTGGAGATGAAAaagaatagtaaaaaaaatagtatttttctaaacttaaatatatattttattattttatattcttaactttttaatttaaaaaaaaaaactatactACCTTCAATATTTAGCAAAATAATgtatttccaaataaaaataattgaataaataaaattttaaaatctatattaattgactaactaagttttttttgtaaagaaaaacttattaaaactaTGTTTCAAAAAATGTTGTAAgttgttaaatatatttgtttttcaaaaaataaattgtaatgttgcaaaataaataaaattaagttgaCAATGTAGAAGAATCCTTACTACTACAAACTAAAACAAGTAGAggcttttatttttgtaatggGGTTATATAGCTTCTAAGCTTTTAAATATACATActactatttaaatatattatataattaattaaaattttattaaaatttataacttaaaaaattatcaagttttaatattattctgtacgttttatgaattaatatatggGTATAACTGaccaatattaaaaattattgattaaattaaacataattaatattatttatcacaattttaattctatttataaaaaaataacttttttaaaatagtaatatttggatttatttgagataaattagGTTGagacaatttttatttgaaaataattaatacattaagaaaaataaaatctattaaattcaaataaaatatgttagttaattagttatatgaattatttatttatttattataaattatatatatatataataagttaaatgcttttaaatggttaaatacAAGATCTtgattgttataattttaataataaagaactAAATTGACATATTTGAAACAagaattatcctaatttaaCACTATGACTCTGATTGCAACTATAGTACGATTTAAAGACAAATTTAGCTTAGAGTTGGGTGGGCTTAAGTTCACccctaaaaaaaattttaaaaaaaatcctacataatctttaattttttaaaattaaaatatatatatttaataaaataacatataacatTTCCATTTCTAAGTATAATAAGAATGTATAccttaattttcatatattcaaaatatttttaattttaccatatcttaaattttattatactaattCTCTATTCTCTAATTATTCATcaaaattcttatatttaattttctaattccAGAAGAGGTCTTTTTCTCTTTAAtcgtattt is a window from the Impatiens glandulifera unplaced genomic scaffold, dImpGla2.1, whole genome shotgun sequence genome containing:
- the LOC124918268 gene encoding uncharacterized protein LOC124918268; amino-acid sequence: MAKDSKAKMGFQNSADSKKNCKVVIDSLDAENRLVAHVKVDTQENGVLEGKGLRDVGVEATPLKIKKSRKKRAASDMGALTTENLEDNGHGTEVDGSQIKDDLKEPTMGEKLASLNILDKSIDKSEEEKDSNNQTKPP